One Gloeobacter morelensis MG652769 DNA window includes the following coding sequences:
- a CDS encoding type I polyketide synthase: MSDNALLKLIGGLSAEKRSMLSRLLHLRPEPIAIIGMGCRFPGGADHPEAFWQLLCDEVDAVGEVPAGRWDAQALYNPEPGTPGKITSRWGGFLSQVDQFDAQFFGISDREAESMDPQQRLLLEVAWEALEDAGLPAEHLRGSKTGVFVGLCANDYARMLYADAERIDAHTGAGAAASIVANRLSYLLDLQGPSIAVDTACSSSLVAVHLACQSLRAGECRLVVAAGVNLILSPGMSITFSKARMLSADGRCKTFDSRADGFGRGEGCGAIVLKRLSEATADGDDIRAVIRGSALNQDGRSNGMTAPNGLAQQAVLRQALEAAGLQASEVSYIEAHGTGTSLGDPIEVESLAEVYGQPRSAGETCFLGSVKTNIGHLEGAAGIAGLIKVVLSLQHGLIPANLHFRKLNPNIALTGTPFAIPTHLQEWSSCSPRRCAGVSAFGFGGTNAHVILEEFMPPPRLAIPSREVHLLLLSAQDRQALRALAAAYIEQLDGQGDIALHDICYSANLRRTHHRHRLAIVGQSGQEFLDQLRAFHQAEAFPQSVRAAQSGEGRSRLAFVFAGQEVRYWGIGRALAEREPVFRAALAECDAYIRPCAGHSVLEAFAAEPSEWPFYRFEFAQLSAFAVQVALATLWKSWGIQPDAVVGYGLAEAAAAHVAGILNLEDAVNVVYQQARLLQCTVEPGRGRMLATELDRPTAEKWIAGYEDRVAVAAIDSPSATVLSGETAAIEAVLQDLPYCALGRWLPCDYALHSPQMDSLQAELVQVLSGITVRPATTAVFSTLRDQTSGNFDAHYWGCAVREPIDYAAAIDTLISQGYDQFIEISPHPDLARATRQCLDYRGRQGAVLSSLERNKDEQATLLTSLGALYTRGYAGRPWQQPYACGGRLVRLPSYPWQRRRYWWPTAKRP, translated from the coding sequence ATGAGTGACAATGCGCTCCTGAAACTGATCGGCGGGCTTTCCGCCGAAAAGCGATCGATGCTCTCCAGGCTCCTGCACCTGCGGCCGGAGCCGATCGCAATCATCGGTATGGGCTGCCGTTTCCCCGGCGGTGCCGACCACCCGGAAGCCTTCTGGCAGTTGCTGTGCGACGAAGTGGACGCCGTGGGCGAAGTGCCGGCCGGCCGCTGGGATGCCCAGGCCCTCTACAACCCCGAGCCTGGCACCCCCGGCAAGATCACCAGCCGCTGGGGCGGCTTCCTCTCCCAGGTAGACCAGTTCGACGCTCAGTTCTTCGGGATCTCCGACCGCGAGGCGGAGTCGATGGACCCCCAGCAGCGGCTGCTCCTGGAGGTGGCCTGGGAGGCGCTGGAGGACGCCGGGCTACCGGCGGAGCACCTGCGTGGCAGCAAGACCGGCGTCTTCGTCGGGCTGTGCGCCAACGACTACGCACGGATGCTCTATGCCGACGCCGAGCGCATCGACGCCCACACCGGTGCCGGTGCCGCTGCCAGCATCGTCGCCAACCGCCTCTCCTACCTGCTCGATTTGCAAGGACCAAGCATCGCCGTCGACACGGCCTGTTCCTCTTCGCTGGTAGCCGTGCACCTGGCCTGTCAGAGTCTGCGCGCCGGCGAGTGTCGGCTGGTCGTGGCCGCAGGCGTCAACTTGATTCTCTCGCCCGGCATGAGCATCACCTTCTCGAAGGCGCGCATGCTCTCAGCGGACGGCCGGTGCAAGACTTTTGACTCGCGAGCGGACGGCTTCGGGCGCGGCGAGGGGTGCGGGGCGATCGTGCTCAAGCGCCTGTCGGAGGCGACCGCCGATGGAGACGACATCCGCGCCGTCATCCGCGGCTCCGCCCTCAACCAGGACGGTCGCTCGAACGGCATGACCGCCCCCAATGGTCTCGCCCAGCAGGCCGTGCTGCGCCAGGCCCTCGAAGCAGCTGGCCTCCAGGCGAGCGAGGTGAGCTACATCGAGGCCCACGGCACCGGTACCTCCCTGGGAGACCCAATCGAGGTCGAGTCCCTGGCCGAGGTCTACGGTCAGCCGCGCTCGGCGGGCGAAACTTGCTTTCTAGGCTCCGTCAAGACCAACATCGGCCATCTAGAAGGAGCAGCCGGTATCGCGGGGCTGATTAAAGTGGTGCTTTCGCTGCAACACGGCCTCATCCCAGCCAATTTGCACTTTCGCAAACTCAACCCGAATATCGCTCTGACCGGCACGCCCTTTGCCATCCCCACCCATCTGCAGGAATGGTCCAGCTGCTCGCCCCGCCGCTGTGCAGGAGTAAGCGCCTTCGGGTTTGGGGGTACCAATGCCCATGTGATCCTCGAAGAATTCATGCCCCCGCCGCGCCTGGCCATTCCTTCCCGTGAGGTGCACCTGTTGCTCTTGTCGGCCCAGGACCGGCAGGCCCTGCGCGCCCTGGCCGCAGCCTACATCGAACAGTTAGACGGCCAGGGCGACATCGCGCTGCACGACATCTGCTACAGCGCAAACTTGCGACGAACCCACCACCGCCACCGCCTGGCCATCGTCGGGCAATCGGGCCAGGAGTTTCTCGATCAGTTGCGGGCTTTCCACCAGGCAGAAGCGTTTCCACAATCGGTGCGTGCCGCCCAGTCCGGCGAGGGCCGCTCGCGGCTCGCCTTCGTATTCGCGGGCCAGGAAGTCCGCTACTGGGGAATCGGCCGGGCACTGGCCGAGCGCGAACCGGTTTTTCGCGCGGCCCTGGCCGAGTGTGACGCCTACATCCGGCCGTGCGCGGGGCACTCTGTGTTGGAGGCGTTCGCGGCTGAGCCTTCCGAGTGGCCGTTTTATCGCTTCGAGTTCGCCCAGTTGAGCGCCTTTGCGGTGCAGGTGGCGCTCGCGACCCTCTGGAAGAGCTGGGGCATCCAACCGGATGCGGTAGTCGGCTACGGCCTGGCGGAGGCGGCAGCGGCGCACGTAGCCGGCATCTTGAATCTGGAGGACGCCGTAAACGTGGTCTACCAGCAGGCCCGGCTGCTCCAGTGCACGGTCGAACCGGGCCGCGGGCGCATGCTCGCCACCGAATTGGACCGGCCCACAGCCGAAAAATGGATCGCCGGCTACGAAGACCGGGTCGCGGTGGCGGCTATCGATAGCCCGTCCGCCACGGTGCTCTCGGGCGAGACCGCCGCCATCGAGGCCGTGCTGCAGGACCTGCCTTACTGTGCCCTCGGCCGCTGGCTACCCTGCGACTACGCGCTCCACAGCCCGCAAATGGACAGCCTCCAGGCCGAACTGGTGCAGGTGCTCTCGGGCATCACCGTACGGCCCGCTACGACTGCGGTGTTCTCGACCCTGAGAGACCAGACCAGTGGCAACTTCGACGCGCATTACTGGGGCTGCGCCGTCCGCGAGCCGATCGACTACGCCGCCGCCATCGACACCCTTATAAGCCAGGGCTACGACCAGTTCATCGAAATCAGCCCACACCCCGACCTGGCAAGAGCCACCCGCCAGTGCCTCGATTACCGGGGCCGCCAGGGCGCAGTCCTTTCCTCCCTGGAGCGCAACAAAGATGAGCAGGCCACCCTGCTCACTTCCCTGGGCGCCCTCTACACCCGTGGCTACGCAGGGAGACCCTGGCAACAGCCCTACGCTTGCGGCGGCCGACTCGTCCGCCTGCCGTCCTACCCCTGGCAGCGTCGGCGTTACTGGTGGCCGACGGCGAAGCGCCCCTGA